The DNA sequence GAAAAATTAGAGGAATTAAATACTGTTTATATAGAAACAGACACGTGGAGTAGATTGAAAAAAATAAAGATGTTTAAACGAGAATTTTTGGGGAGAGGTAAAGCAGCTAGATTATGTAGAATAATTAATGAGGATTCAATTAAGTTAAGGTATATTTCTTCATCAAAGACATTAATAGCAACCTCTAATGTGCCTTTAATTGTTGAAAATAAGTATTTAGGTTATCTTTTAGAATACAACTTGAGAGATTTTCAAGTAAAGTTTAAAATGAACAATAATGTATCATCCATACCAATATCTATTAACTATCATGGATTTGTTTTTTTTAAAAGGTTAGAAAATAATTCTTCAATAAAAATTTCAAGAAACAGAAAGAAAAGTTACTTAGGATCTACCCTTCATTTTATGAGAGCTCTATACTCAAAAAATCTTGATGAAAATGACTTTAAAATTTATTATCAGTGGGTTGAGGTTCCTGCATATAAATATTTTAAGATAACAGATTTTGAAAACAAAAAACATATAAAACCGCTTGTTAATAAACTTGTAATTAGATATAAAGTCTACAACCAATCTGTAATGGTATTAAAAGACGAATTTACTATTGATTATTCAGGGCATCATGCCCCGCCTGAGTCAATTATTTTAAATGGTGAAATGTCTAAAAAACGCATTTCAGAACTGTTACCTTTAGGTTATAATCTACAATAGTATTTAGAAACTTTTTAATATAGGAATAACGGCTGTCTGTAAATGTTAATTAACTGTATCTTTTTTGTTTTTATTTAATAATCCGCCCAGAACATTTTTTACAGTATTTTGTGTTGTATTGGTTTTGGTTGAGGTTTCAGTGCTTGTTGTATCTGTTTTAGTTTTGCTACCAGACAAAAGACCTTCCAAGACATTTTTAACCGCATTATTTTGCTCTTGTTTTAAAGAGTCTGTTTTGGTTTGATTACTACCAATCATATTACCAATAAGATTAGATACTTTGTCTTTGCCTTCATTCAGGAGCTTTTGTTTTTCAATTTCAATAAGTTGCTTGGTTAAGTTTGAAACGCCACTTGTTAAGTCGGTTTTAACGGATGGATTTGTAAAACTACCTCCAATATTAGCTGTTACAGGAATGGTAATCTGGTTAACTTCATTATCGTTTATTTTTCCAATTAATCTGTTTACATCACTTCCTAAATATTTGGCAGGTACATTAAAAACGGCACTGTAATCCATGGTTTGATCAAAGCTGTGTGCTCCTGAAATGGTAATGCCAATGTCTTGATATTTTAAATCAAAAGGCGTTACACTAACCTTACCGTTGGCAAATTCAAGTTTGGTTTTTAAGTCTTTTAAATCTAATTTGCTAAAATCTATAAAGTTTAATGTGCCTTCTAATTTGTTCATTAGCTCACTTTGGTTGTCACCAATTCGGGTTGCTAATAATTCTGCCAAGGCATTGCCTGAAATTGTGTTCAAATTAGGAGCGAATTCTTCGTCTAAATCTCCAGATAAATTGATGTTCGTGTTTATTTTTCCTTGAATAATATTGGCAATTGGAGCAAGGCTTTGTAGTAGTTCTAAATCTTTAAACGATTTAGCAATATCAAATCCATCTGCGCTTAAACTCATGTTAAAAGTTGGTGTTTCTCCTTTTGTAGATACGTCACCGGCAATAGACAGGGCTCCATCAAAAATACTGGATTTCATATTTTGTAGTGTGGCTTGCTGGTCTTTTATCAATAGAGTACCTGAAACATCGCTTAAATTCAAATTGTCATAAACTACTGTTTTTGCATTCACATTAATGGTGCAATCTAAAAAAGCGGGTATTTTTAAAGATTCAGAACTTGTTGCAGTCGTATTGTCTGCAGTTTGTACTTCATCTTCAGACATAAAATCATTTATTTTAAATAGGTTTGAATTTAGTGTGAAATGGCCTTGTAAAGTACCATCATTTAATAAAAATCCGAGTAAATTATTAATAGTTCCCGTACCAGATAAATCACTTTCGCCTGTTTTAGCTTTAAAGTTACTTAAGGAAACTGTTGTAGGGTTAAAAGCCATAACGGTCTCTGAAATTTGTATTGGATTAGCAAAGGTTTCAGATGAGTAAGCAAAATCTGAAATACTAGCAGAGCCACTACTTTTAATACGTTCATAGGCATTGGTTTCAATGGCCTTCATATCAAAATTAGCATTTAATTTGGCTTTTAAAATACCTGTTAAGTCATTTTCTAACTCAATTGGATAGGCTTTATTGATATTTCCTAAATTTAAAACCCCATCAATATTGGCACTTACAAACATATTTTCGGTAAGGTTTTTTAAAGCAATAGATGATTTAAAAACATCTTGATCAATTTTAAAGTTTAGGGTGTTTATGTTAACATAGGTGTCTTTCATAAATCCTGTTTCATTTTTAATTTCAGTATCAATAACAATATTTTCTATACCTTTTGGTAAATCTGGATATCTAAAAGAGGCGTTATTTGATTGGAAACTAATGTTTAAAGTAGGAATGGTTTCTTCAGTAAGTATGCCTTTTACAATGCCTTTAATTTTAAAATCACCAGTGGTTTCAACATTTTCAATATCTTTAGAATAGGCTTTTGGGATAACAGCCAAGAAACTTTTAAATGAAGATTCAGGATTTTCAAAGCTAATATCTATGTCTTGTCCATTTTCAAGTAGCTGTACGTAACCTTGAAACTCGATAGGTAACTCATTTATCAGTGCTTTGTTTTCTTTAAAGGTATACTTGCTATTTACTAAATCCAATCCAATTTTAGCATCTAATTTTATAGGGTTGCTGTTTAAATAGTTAGTATTGTCAAAAATAAAACTAACATTGGCCTCACTTTTGGTGTCTAATTCAGAAATTTCTGTAGAAAAAGCACCTTTGCCTTCATGATTAAATTCGGTAATATGAATGGCCATTTTTGAAATTTCATCTACATAGGTCACTGCACTATTACTTATTTTATAATCTTCAATATCAAAAGCAAAACTACCATCACTTTCAGAAGTTGTTTCAGTTTCATTGTCTTTGGTAATATCATAATTGTTATTTCCCAAAGCATCCGTTTTTAAAGTCAGTAAGGCTTCGTCTAAATAAATACTATTAATAACAATTGGGCCTTCACTGGCTGCTTTGAATAATTCTTTGATAGACATGGTAAACGAAATGTTTTTAGCGCTTATAAACGTTTCGTCTTTAAAAGGTTCAAAATTGGTAATGACCAAATTATTTACACCTACATATGCCTGAGGAAAACTGCGAATAAAGCTTAAACTTACATCGCTAAATTCTACTTGAGCATTTAGATTTTCATTTATGAAACGCTTAACCATATCTTGTATTTGCCCATGAAATGCGAAAGGAATACCAATTAACAATACAAGGATTGTGAGTAGAGTGATGCCTGAGATTTTTAAAATTTTTTTCAAGATGTAGAATTTAGGTTATTTGTAATACAAATATATACGCAAAAATGATGGTAAAAGACTGAAAACAGTGAATTTATTGTTAAAAAGTTAAAGTAAATCAATTTCATCGTTTACTTTTAGCTTGAAACGTTTTCTAAATAAATAAACACCTAAGTAAAGAAAAGGTGTATCCAATATAGCGATGATCAGTTTAAAAAGAAACCCACTTATCAATAAACCATTAAAGTTTGTCCAATCAATAATATCAAACGAACACAATAAAAACACAATGGTAAAGGTGTCTATAAATTGCGAAAACCATGTTGAGAAATTATTCCGAAACCATAGGTGTTTGCCTTTAGTAAGCCGTTTCCAAAAATGATAAATTTGAATATCCACAAACTGTGCAAATAAATAGGTGAGCATGCTAGCAAAAACAGCAATAGCAGAATTTCCAAAAACATGATCAAAAGTATGGTCCTGTACATGAGACCACGATGTGGCAGGCACACTACTAGATACATATACAATCAAAAGTGAAAAAAAGGAAGCAAAAATACCAGTCACTACTACATCATTAGCACGTTTTTTTCCATAAATTTCACTAATTAAGTCGGTTATTAAAAAAGTAATTGGGTAAGGTAAAATTCCAACTGAAATTTCAAAAAGTTTGATTCCAAAAATCTCAAAATTCATTGGGTACCAATAGAAAAATTTTTGAAAAATTAAGTTAGAAACTACCAAAGAGGTAATAAACAAAGCTCCTAAAAGGATGTAGATACGTTGGGCAGCTAATTTATCTTTTAAACTCATTTGTAATTGTGAATAAATACGCCTTGTAAATATAAAGTATTAAAAATTGTTTTAGTTATTTTGCCAATATTTATGAACAATCCTACTACATATCATATTGCTTTAGGCAGTAATAAAGGTGATAAATTTAAGAACCTACAAGATGCAATTGATGCAATGTTTGTTCAGATTGGTACTATAAAGTTAATTTCCAAAGTGTATAAATCACCAGCTTTTGGATTTGAAAGTGATGATTTTTTTAATTGCTGTTTAGTTTTAGTAAGTTACTTTGAGCCTCAAAGTGTTTTAAAATTATTATTAAATATTGAAACAGCTATGGGACGAACCCGAATAAATAAAGATATTTACGAAGCTAGAGTGATTGATTTAGATATTGTGTTTGTAGAAGATGATATTATTGATACTGAAAATTTACAGGTACCACATCCAGAAATGAGTAAACGTAAGTTTGTATTAATGCCTTTAAATGATGTAGCTCCAAAAATTAAACATCCAAAATTTAATAAGGAGGTGTCAGTTTTGTTGGAAGAATGCGGAGATAAATCTATTTTAGAACCCATTAATATCTGGTTAAAAAACCCAAGTAAAGTGCTTAATTTTTCAAGCTATAACTATATAGCGATTGAAGGAAATATTGGAGCAGGTAAAACAAGCTTGGCAAATAAAATTGCAAATGATTTTAATGCAAAACTTATTTTAGAACGTTTTGCAGACAATCCATTTTTACCTAAATTTTATGAAGATGCTAATAGATATGCCTTTACTTTGGAAATGTCTTTTTTAGCGGATCGCTATCAACAAATTTCTGATGATTTATCACAACTCGATTTATTTAAGGATTTTATTGTGAGTGATTATGATGTATTTAAATCACTTATATTTTCAAAAATCACATTAGCGGAGGATGAGTTTAACTTATATAGAAAACTGTTTTATTTGATGTATAAAGAATTGCGAAAACCAGATTTGTATGTTTATTTATATCAAAATACCACACAACTTCAAGAGAATATAAAAAAACGTGGCCGTGACTACGAGCAAAATATTGCTGACGAGTATTTAGAAAAAATTAATACGGGCTACTTAGAGTTTTTAAAAACTCAAAAAGATTTTAATGTAAAAATTATTGATGTTTCTCATAGGGATTTTGTGAATAATCGAGAAGATTATTTGTGGGTGTTGGGAGAAATTTGCCAGGATTGATACTTGCTTGCTTAAAAGCTAAATGTGCTTTTCAATTTAATAAGCTACCATGCTTATTAGTTGTGTTTTTCGTTTATCAAATTTAATAGTTTCTTTTTTAAATAGACCAATTAGCTGTTGTAATGGTATGAATTGTATAGAAAATTAAAGCTTTGAGTCCATCTAAAATACTTGGATATATGTTCCTTTTGTTTATGAGCAGTAATAAAATAGTACTTAATGATAAAGCAAGGGAGGGCAGTAGCTAAATGAGGCGTTCATTAAATCTAAATATGTTATTGTTTGGTGATTTACCTCACTATATAATTAAATTTTTTATCAATAACAGATTCTGTTTTACAAATGATTAATTTCACAGAAATGAGTATCATAGGAAAAGCAATATAAATGACTGTTATATAGAGAATAACATTTAAAAGACAATTAAGGGTAATAGGCAAAGTTTCCAACCATGTCAGTTCATTTTTTGCTGCTGAGGGGTGAGAGAAATCTTATTTTTTTCGGTTTTTCATAGATTTAGTAGTTCTATATCTATAAAAGTCATTAATGATTTTAGTAAGATGTTTTTCATAAAAAAGACAGCTATAATAAAAGTAGTTACTGTTAATATGAAAAAAAAGGATGGTATATATCTATAAAATTCATTTACAGGATATTTAATCACTACGTTAAAGTATTTTATAAAAATACGTTGTTATTCTCCCTTTATTATTTTCTAAAATGTACTCATTTAATATTTTCATTTCTTTAATTTTCAGATTAAAAGGTGCTTCCAATAAATTTACACCGCTATTTTTTTTTAATCGAATTCCTTGTCCTGAAATAATATCTTTATTTGGAATAAAATCTCCAATAGGTATATGTTCTGTTAAAATGATGTATTTGTAGGTTTCTATTTTCTTAACCAAATTTTTTATTTCTGAATTTGATAAATGCTGTAATACCTGTCGTAGTATGATACAATCTGCTGGTGGAAGTTTGTCTTTGGAAATGTCTAGACAATAAAACTCTAAGTTGTCTTCTTTGAAAATATTTTTGTTTCTCTGTATAAGATTATCAACAATATCAATTGCAAAATATTTTCTGGTGTATTTAGCAAGGTGTTTGCCAATATTAAAATCGCCGCAACCTAAATCGCAAATTACAAGTGACTTATTTTTAGTCTTAAAAAATGTTATTAATGCATTTAAATACGGATTTATAATTTGGGGGTCGTGTGAACCAATACCAGAGTAAAAATCAACTTCTTTTCCTCCCCAAAGTTTCAGATCATAAATTTGATTCATAACGTCTTTCGTTGGCCAAGGTGTTTTAGGCTTCTTGTTCATTTTTGTTAAACAGGTTTTTGCTTTAAAAATTCCAATTGATAAAGATAAGCCATGTATAGTTAGTTAAAAATTGAGTTGTTTTTTTAATTAAAATTAATTGTCAAACAGCTTATAATGAGCTGTGTAACCATGTAAATTTGTATTATATCGATTTTTTTTGCCTCTAGAGGCTTGTTAAATATACATTTGAGTCCCCTCATTTACTTATTAAACCTAATTTATGACTTATGAAATCTTTTTTCCTACTACCAGTTATTATCTTTTGGGCAGTTTGTAGTGTGTATGCTCAAGAAGCAAATCTTGAATTTAACAGACTAAATACCAGAAAGCAAACGCTAAAAGGTCATACCACTTCACAAATTTATAGTATAGCATTACCTGAGGCAGAAAAAATGTTAAACCCAGAGTATGTTAAATTGAAAAATGACTTGGAAATAGCTATTATTGACAGTACTTCTAAATCTATAGAATATTCTAAAGCTATTGATAGATTTAATGATGTATTAACCATCAGAAGTCATGTGTCTGCTTTTATGAATTCAAATGATCTTTTTGGAAATAAATTAATATTATTAAAGGAAGCTCAAATACTTGCTTTAAAACAGAATATAAAAGTCCTATTATATTCAGATGACCAAATAAATGAAAAGATGCAGGCAGGTTTTTTACTTCTTAAGTTAAAACCTGAGGAAATGAAACAGCATTTAAACAGGGTTTTATTAGCATTAGATAACGTAATTGTGCCTTTAGAACAACCAGATTATCAGGATGTTATTGTTTTAAGGAGAAAACTGCGCCAAACCGACAAAATGATAGCTATTGATAAGCCAAATAATAAAAAAGGCTATACGTTACAACATGCTATAGGGGCAGAACATGTTACAGGTAACTTTTTTGAAGTTGGAAGATACTTTGTGCTTAATGCACCAACAAATGGATTTAGTAAAGGCCAATTAATAACACAGAGAACATTTTTAAACTACGGTATTTCTAAAAAGAAATTAAGCTTTAATGGAACAAAGGTGTTGATTAAAAATATAGATACTGAAGAAATGTATTTAGTAGATAATAATTTTTTGGATGGTTTTTCAGTTAAAAGCCAAGAAGGAACGCTATAACAACTATTTTTTAAAATTTACAATGATGAAAAGTTATATTAAAACAATAATTGTGTTAATAGTGTTTTCAAGCAGTATTAACGCGCAAGAACAAAGAGGTTTAACGGGTGATGATAACTGGCTAAGTCTCTGGACAGAATTTAAACCTGATGCGTTAAATTATAATGACAATACTGAGATTTTGATGGGTAATATTACAGAAGATATTACGCTTTACAAATCTCACACTTATTTATTATTAGGAAATGTTTTTGTTACAAACAATGCCATTCTTAGTATAGAGCCTGGTACTGTTATTAAAGGCGATTTTGAATCTAAAGCAACTTTAACAATTGCAAAAGGTTCAGCTATTATAGCAGAGGGAACTTTAACTGATCCTATTGTTTTCACTTCAAATCAGAGTGTGAAAAAAGCAGGTGATTGGGGAGGTATTATAATACTTGGTGATGGAGTTACTAATAAACAAGGAGAAAGTTTTGCAGCTTCTTTTTATCCTAAAATTGAAACTTCAAATTTTGTCCATACAAATTATGGTGGTGAAAGTCTTAAAAATAATTCAGGATATTTATCCTACGTAAGAGTAGAATTTGCAGGAGGGAAAACTAAAAAAACAAATGAAACTAATGCTTTGCTTTTAGCAGGTGTTGGCCCGGAAACTACAATAAATAATGTTATGATAAGTTATTCAGCGGGTAATTCATTTGGTATTATTGGAGGGCAAGTAAACTTGGAGAAAATGGTTTCATACAGAGCTAAAAATATTGATTATAATTTTGATTATGGAACAAAATCCAATATAAATAATTCTTTAGCACTTCGTTCACCTTATGTCACTTCTGGAACGTCTAAATGTATTCGAGCGGCTTCTTTTGTAGGTGAAGATGTTGATTTTTCTATGGAAGGTACCAAGGTGGTAGCAACAAATATGACGCTTTTAGCAGATGCTGATGATTTGGAATATGCTATTGAAGCGGGATTAATAAGAGAATCTATATACGTAGGTGAAAACACTAATTTTAAAATTGAAAGCAGTGTTATATCAAGTTTTAGTAAGGCAGTGTCACTTCATGAAAATATTATATTTAATGATACAAACTTATCTAGAATTCAGGTTAAAAATGTGCTTTTTAATAATTTCAAAGGTGCTGTGTTTTCAAAGTATAGTCATGAAAGTAGTGAATATTTAGAAAATTGGTATGCAAATCCTGAATTTTCAAACAAATACTCTAAAACAACCCATTCTTTACTTTTTAGGGGTTTAAATAGTACTAATAATAGAGATTATAGATTACGTCTTAATAGAAACATCGTCATGAATAACGTTAATAAATAGTTTTTGCTTTTTTTAGTAAGAAAGTAAATACTTAAATTAAGTGTCTTAAGAGGGAGTAAAAATCAAAAACGGTTCTTAAATGTTATTTAATAGCCGTTTTATTTTAATAATATTTTCACATAAAGATTATTAATCCTTATGTATTAGGCGCTAATATTGTTTAGTGTTTGATCTACTAAGTTCAAGCCTTCTTGATTTTCAGCAAGAATGACTAAAACATCGTTAGGTTCAATTATGGTTGCACCATTAGGGGTTAAATACTTATTGTTTCTTTTAATTAAGGCTATGATAGCATTTTTTGGAAAACCTAAGTCTACAATTTTTTTGTTTGCAGCATGACATCTTGAGGAAATTTCAATTTCTCTCATAGCTGTTTTTGGGAAATCAGACATGAATTTATCGCTTTCGGTTTCAATTTTTTCTGGTAATCCAACATTTAACCATTTAGCAAAAAGTGTTAAGGTTGTGCCTTGTATCAAAATAGAGGTTACCGAAATAAAAAATACAATATTGAAAATCATACTGGCTTTTTCAATACCGGCTATTAATGGGTATGTGGCAAAAACAATAGGGACTGCACCACGTAATCCTACCCAAGAAATGTAAAAGCGTCGTCCGAGTTTCATTTTAAAAAACATAAGACTTATAAAAACAGCCAAAGGTCTAGCAACTATAATTAAAAATACGGAAATAAGTAAACCTATGCCTGCAATTGGAATAATTTCAGACGGAAACACGAGTAATCCCAAGGTAAGAAACAATACTATTTGCATTAACCAAGCTAATCCATCATACATTTTTACGATGGTTTTTTTGTGTATTAGGTCTTGGTTTCCTAAATAAACAGCACATATATAAATTGCTAAAAAGCCGTTGCCTCCAATAAAATCGGTTGCAGAAAAAGTAATAAACATTAAAGCAATAACCAATACAGGGTATAGTCCCTCAAAATCAAGTTTAATTCTATTAATAATTAGTTTGCTTAGTTTTCCGAATATAAAACCTGCCAAGCAGCCAATAGACATTTGCTGTAAAAATAAAGGGATGATAGAGTAAATGCTTTGATCTTGATTAACAACAAGCATTAAAAAAGCAAGTGTTAAAACATAGGCCATTGGGTCATTACTACCACTTTCTAACTCCAAAGTTGGTCTGAGGTTTGTTTTTAACGCAAGATTTTTAGAACGTAAAATAGAAAAGACAGCTGCAGCATCTGTTGAAGACATGATAGAGCCTAATAGCATGCTTTCATAAATAGTAAAATCTGTAATAAGCCAAACAAAACCACCAATACAAAGTGCCGTTAATAAAACGCCAAGTGTAGAAAGAGCAATGCCTTCTTTTAAAACAGGTCTGATACTATTCCAGTTTGTGTCTAGGCCACCCGAAAATAGTATAAAATTAAGTGATACAATTCCTATGAATTGTGTCATTTCTGGGTCGTCAAAAAGAATGCCTCCAATTCCTTCTGAACCAGCTAACATGCCTATAGCTAAAAATAAAATAAGGGTGGGTACACCAAATTTATAAGATGTTTTTCCAGCAATAATACTAGCAAGAAGTAATAAAGAACCTACTAATAAAATGTTTTCAATGGTTAAATTCATCTTATAATTTTAATTGCAATAGCTTAATGAAAAAAAATACACTCTTAAAAACCACTTATTACCTAATATTATATTAGGAGATAAGAGAGGTGTGGAATTTAATGAATTTTAATGAGTTATAAATGATTTTAATCATTTATAATAAGTTAAATTTTTAGGTGCTTTTTTTTAAGCTTTTGTTTAGCAATCCCATAGCTAAATACAAAACAGGAGATATAAGGGTTTCTTGAATACTACTTACAAATACTTTAACATTTAAACTAGTTTCCATGATAAACCAATCATACAAACCTATTAGCGTTATAATACACAAACCAGAAATATGAATTAAGTGCCATATTGAAGACATCCAAAGATCTTTTAATTTTCCTAGGTGTTTAGTGCCAATTAAGTATACAACAATGGTAGTTAGAAACTTTATTACATGCTGTGTTTTTCTTGGTAATAAATTTGCTTGCGTGTTTTCTTCAAAGAAAATATAATAACAAGAATAAATAACTATTATTAAGATGGCTCCAACAATAAAGCGGACTTTATCTGATTTGTAAAGTTTACTCATTTTTTAAATGAATTTTTCGTGAATATATAACCCAAAGAGCTATAGTGGCAGAATATACCATGATTTTAAATAAATAATGGTGCGCAAAATCAAAATATATATGAAAATATTCTCTTAGATATATTAAGCCTATACATCTTAAAATATTTGTGGCATCCAAAATAATTACTCCTAATATAATGTATTTCGTCTTTCGCCAAAAAGAAGATGGCATGCAGACAATAAACCCTATATATAATACCATTAATTCAAGACCATTACAAACATTGGCTATGTATAGTATTATTTTATCGTGGTGGTATATTACTGAAACTTCATTCTGAAAAGAACTTCCTTCATAGGCATAACTTGAAGCCTCTCTTTTGGATGAAAATCCGCTCATTGAGCCTAAATTATTTAGAACAAAAGCAGAAGCTTCTCCTACATGTGTTGTAAGTGGATGGTCTAAATATTCTGAGTCGTAAAAGAATACAGAATAAATAAGTTTCCAAACAATGAAAAACAATAAGGCTTTTCCTAAGAAAAGCCTTATTGGTAAAGGAATGTCATTTTTTAAAGAACTAAGCTTTATCATTTTTATTTCCGCGTAATTTTTTAATACCAAAAGCTGCAGCACCTAACACTAAAATTCCAAGACCACCGTCTAAAGGAATTGAGTCGTGTTTTCCACCACCATTATTTCCACCTTTGTTTCCACCTTTGTTTCCACCTTTGTTTCCACCTTTGTTGTTGTTCTGTCCATTGTTATTAGTAAACCATGACCAAAAAAACAACGAAGTACTCAGGCTTGTTGATGTTATACTTGAAGAATTTGAAGTTGTGTTAGCAATGCTATTTGTTGCATTTGTGTTAGTAGTAAAAGTTAGAGAAAGTACTATAGCTATAATACCTACGCAATTAATAAAAGTGTTTTTTGTTTTCATTTTTTTAATTTTAAATAAGTTAGAACAATGATAAAAGTAATACATTAATCATGGCTTGATATTTTTTTTTCGACAAAAAGTAATTTATTAGCTACAAATCGTTTATTGGTTATTTGTGAAAGAAAAAACCTTCAGTTGTAAGGGTGGCAAGTAGCGATAAGTAGCGTTTTATAAAATTTAGTTAGACGATGATTAAAATGAATAATGTCAATGTTTAATTGCTTAACCTCTTAAGTTTTGAAAAAAGATCCCATACAACCACACCGCAACTTACCGAAATATTTAAAGAATGTTTTGTTCCATATTGTGGTATTTCAACAATTAAATCACTTGCTGAAACTACGTTTTGAGAAACTCCTTTAACCTCATTGCCAAAAATGAGGGCATATTTAGTGTGTGGTTTAATCGTAAAATCATTTAGCATTGTTGCATTTTCGGCTTGTTCAATGGAAATAATTTGAACATTATTAGTTTTCAATGCTTTTATTAGGTCTATTGTGTTTTCTACATATTCCCAATCTACTGTTTCAGTACTTCCTAAAGCTGTTTTGTGGATGTCTTTATGAGGAGGAACGGCTGTAATACCACAGAGGTATATTTTTTCAATTAAAAAGGCATCACTCGTTCTAAATACAGAACCGATGTTATTTAAACTTCTAATATTATCAAGTATAATAATGATAGGGGTTTTCTTGGCTTCTTTAAAATCGTTGATGCTTAGTCGGTCTAATTCGCTATTTTTCAGTTTGCGCATAGCATATATTTTTAATCATTTCCAGGAGTAT is a window from the Pseudalgibacter alginicilyticus genome containing:
- a CDS encoding AsmA-like C-terminal region-containing protein, giving the protein MKKILKISGITLLTILVLLIGIPFAFHGQIQDMVKRFINENLNAQVEFSDVSLSFIRSFPQAYVGVNNLVITNFEPFKDETFISAKNISFTMSIKELFKAASEGPIVINSIYLDEALLTLKTDALGNNNYDITKDNETETTSESDGSFAFDIEDYKISNSAVTYVDEISKMAIHITEFNHEGKGAFSTEISELDTKSEANVSFIFDNTNYLNSNPIKLDAKIGLDLVNSKYTFKENKALINELPIEFQGYVQLLENGQDIDISFENPESSFKSFLAVIPKAYSKDIENVETTGDFKIKGIVKGILTEETIPTLNISFQSNNASFRYPDLPKGIENIVIDTEIKNETGFMKDTYVNINTLNFKIDQDVFKSSIALKNLTENMFVSANIDGVLNLGNINKAYPIELENDLTGILKAKLNANFDMKAIETNAYERIKSSGSASISDFAYSSETFANPIQISETVMAFNPTTVSLSNFKAKTGESDLSGTGTINNLLGFLLNDGTLQGHFTLNSNLFKINDFMSEDEVQTADNTTATSSESLKIPAFLDCTINVNAKTVVYDNLNLSDVSGTLLIKDQQATLQNMKSSIFDGALSIAGDVSTKGETPTFNMSLSADGFDIAKSFKDLELLQSLAPIANIIQGKINTNINLSGDLDEEFAPNLNTISGNALAELLATRIGDNQSELMNKLEGTLNFIDFSKLDLKDLKTKLEFANGKVSVTPFDLKYQDIGITISGAHSFDQTMDYSAVFNVPAKYLGSDVNRLIGKINDNEVNQITIPVTANIGGSFTNPSVKTDLTSGVSNLTKQLIEIEKQKLLNEGKDKVSNLIGNMIGSNQTKTDSLKQEQNNAVKNVLEGLLSGSKTKTDTTSTETSTKTNTTQNTVKNVLGGLLNKNKKDTVN
- a CDS encoding carboxypeptidase-like regulatory domain-containing protein, whose product is MSVYKEENQKSILFLFFTIFILQMDVGFSQNQVTGQVFRAKDSIPIYNASVYFDGTSLGVTTNEEGYFKISFEKNNSPLIISIIGYEPIIIHSQTIQTNKILPNIYLPEKLEELNTVYIETDTWSRLKKIKMFKREFLGRGKAARLCRIINEDSIKLRYISSSKTLIATSNVPLIVENKYLGYLLEYNLRDFQVKFKMNNNVSSIPISINYHGFVFFKRLENNSSIKISRNRKKSYLGSTLHFMRALYSKNLDENDFKIYYQWVEVPAYKYFKITDFENKKHIKPLVNKLVIRYKVYNQSVMVLKDEFTIDYSGHHAPPESIILNGEMSKKRISELLPLGYNLQ
- a CDS encoding class I SAM-dependent methyltransferase; protein product: MNKKPKTPWPTKDVMNQIYDLKLWGGKEVDFYSGIGSHDPQIINPYLNALITFFKTKNKSLVICDLGCGDFNIGKHLAKYTRKYFAIDIVDNLIQRNKNIFKEDNLEFYCLDISKDKLPPADCIILRQVLQHLSNSEIKNLVKKIETYKYIILTEHIPIGDFIPNKDIISGQGIRLKKNSGVNLLEAPFNLKIKEMKILNEYILENNKGRITTYFYKIL
- a CDS encoding potassium/proton antiporter, which translates into the protein MNLTIENILLVGSLLLLASIIAGKTSYKFGVPTLILFLAIGMLAGSEGIGGILFDDPEMTQFIGIVSLNFILFSGGLDTNWNSIRPVLKEGIALSTLGVLLTALCIGGFVWLITDFTIYESMLLGSIMSSTDAAAVFSILRSKNLALKTNLRPTLELESGSNDPMAYVLTLAFLMLVVNQDQSIYSIIPLFLQQMSIGCLAGFIFGKLSKLIINRIKLDFEGLYPVLVIALMFITFSATDFIGGNGFLAIYICAVYLGNQDLIHKKTIVKMYDGLAWLMQIVLFLTLGLLVFPSEIIPIAGIGLLISVFLIIVARPLAVFISLMFFKMKLGRRFYISWVGLRGAVPIVFATYPLIAGIEKASMIFNIVFFISVTSILIQGTTLTLFAKWLNVGLPEKIETESDKFMSDFPKTAMREIEISSRCHAANKKIVDLGFPKNAIIALIKRNNKYLTPNGATIIEPNDVLVILAENQEGLNLVDQTLNNISA
- the folK gene encoding 2-amino-4-hydroxy-6-hydroxymethyldihydropteridine diphosphokinase — encoded protein: MNNPTTYHIALGSNKGDKFKNLQDAIDAMFVQIGTIKLISKVYKSPAFGFESDDFFNCCLVLVSYFEPQSVLKLLLNIETAMGRTRINKDIYEARVIDLDIVFVEDDIIDTENLQVPHPEMSKRKFVLMPLNDVAPKIKHPKFNKEVSVLLEECGDKSILEPINIWLKNPSKVLNFSSYNYIAIEGNIGAGKTSLANKIANDFNAKLILERFADNPFLPKFYEDANRYAFTLEMSFLADRYQQISDDLSQLDLFKDFIVSDYDVFKSLIFSKITLAEDEFNLYRKLFYLMYKELRKPDLYVYLYQNTTQLQENIKKRGRDYEQNIADEYLEKINTGYLEFLKTQKDFNVKIIDVSHRDFVNNREDYLWVLGEICQD
- a CDS encoding queuosine precursor transporter — translated: MSLKDKLAAQRIYILLGALFITSLVVSNLIFQKFFYWYPMNFEIFGIKLFEISVGILPYPITFLITDLISEIYGKKRANDVVVTGIFASFFSLLIVYVSSSVPATSWSHVQDHTFDHVFGNSAIAVFASMLTYLFAQFVDIQIYHFWKRLTKGKHLWFRNNFSTWFSQFIDTFTIVFLLCSFDIIDWTNFNGLLISGFLFKLIIAILDTPFLYLGVYLFRKRFKLKVNDEIDLL